AACCTGCAAGGTCAAGGTAAAATATCCTACGATCAAGCTGGATAAGACAAAGATTAAGCTATTCCGGGGACAGACCGTTAAGGTGAATGCAACCGTATCCTCCTCGGTTACCCCGGTCTGGAAATCAAATAAGAAAAGTGTAGCTTTGGTAGATCAGGACGGCAATATCACAGCGGTTAAGAACGGTACAGCTACTATCACCGCAACGGTAGACGGTATCTCAAAAACCTGCGAGGTAATTGTGGAAAAGCCTACGATTACCTTAAGCGCCCCTGAGCTTCATCTGAAGGTTGGCGATACTTCCACCGTTACGGCATATGTGTCCTCCGGCAACTCTGTAGTTTGGTCTAGCAGTAATTCCAATGTAGCTACAGTAAATTCTTCCGGAACCATATCCGCTCTCCAAAAGGGCAGAGCTTATATTTATGCCACCGAAGATGGTACCAAAGTAAGATGTGTTGTCTATGTAACTGAATAAGAAAACTGTGAGGAACAATGCAGCAGGCTTTTCAAGAAACGAATCCACTAGGTAAAACAACTGGGTTGCCGGGTCTGATTCTCACAAGGAACACACTACTCTATTGTTATAGTCTGACATGATTATAGGTTAAGGCTCATAATTGTCATGATTACACTAGCCATATTCAGAGTACAGTGAACCACCATACCAATGATTATGTTTTTCTTCTTATAAACACAGTAGGTGAACGGAAGTATAGCAAGTATTCTCGTAAAATTCTCCCATGGAGAAAAGAGATGATATACAGAAAAAAGGACTGTGATGATTACCGGAGCCCAATTCCCATAACGGCTGATACGTGGCATTAGAAATCCACGAAAATATAACTCCTCCACAATTGGAGCAAGAATTCCATTTCCCAAAGCATATAATACTAACGCAATTATCACCATTGATTTCGGATAATTCATATAGCTCTCTGCAAAATAGGATAGCTTATAATATTCCGGTACATTCTTAAATATTGTACTAAATAGCAGACCATGTTCTAAGGGTGCAATTACTGTAAAGACGATTGCTGCAAAGACAATGAATGGTATTGCAATAATAATAACTTTACCCGCGGATAGGGATTGATGCTCTACCCACGCACATTGGATACCCGGCTTACCGAATTCCTTCTTGGAATAGTACAGCATGATACCAATCTCACAGGGAACTAATAGAAGCAGAATGATTACCATAAAGCTTAGGAATGGTGGAATTGATTGATGCAGCATCGCCACTAAGGTATACGCTCCTACACATAGAATTGCGGGAGTAAACACCAGGATTAAAAGTGATTTCAAAGAAAGTTGTTTTATATTATTGCTTGTCATATAGACACCTCCAAAATAATTTATCATAGAAAGAATAAACCTTGGGATTGTCCCAATGTCAAGCTCCTTTTTATTCATGACGATAGAAAGTTCGCAAAGCGTACTTTCTATCGTATTATTGGTGCATAGATTTCCAGAAAGGATTTTACCGAATCCTTATCCACGGTAATCAGGATCATGCTGATGATTACAAGACCCAGTGGCTCCAGTTCATGCTCCTTTGCCCATTGAAGTGATTTTTGAAACATATTCTCCAGGATATCACCCTTCTCCACTCCATCCTCCACCACCGTATATAAGCATCTATCATACTTCATGATGGTAGCCGAGTCCCTTGTATTCGAACAAATATCTCTGGTTATCAACATTCGGGTATCTTCCACTCCCCGCTCAGAGAATATTATT
The nucleotide sequence above comes from Variimorphobacter saccharofermentans. Encoded proteins:
- a CDS encoding CPBP family intramembrane glutamic endopeptidase; amino-acid sequence: MTSNNIKQLSLKSLLILVFTPAILCVGAYTLVAMLHQSIPPFLSFMVIILLLLVPCEIGIMLYYSKKEFGKPGIQCAWVEHQSLSAGKVIIIAIPFIVFAAIVFTVIAPLEHGLLFSTIFKNVPEYYKLSYFAESYMNYPKSMVIIALVLYALGNGILAPIVEELYFRGFLMPRISRYGNWAPVIITVLFSVYHLFSPWENFTRILAILPFTYCVYKKKNIIIGMVVHCTLNMASVIMTIMSLNL